Proteins from a genomic interval of Fundulus heteroclitus isolate FHET01 chromosome 21, MU-UCD_Fhet_4.1, whole genome shotgun sequence:
- the pde7a gene encoding high affinity cAMP-specific 3',5'-cyclic phosphodiesterase 7A isoform X1, producing MEVCYQLPVLPLDRPVPKHVLSRRGAISFSSSSSLFGAPDPRQLSQRRGAISYDSSDQTALYIRMLGACVVFKQLFARDVRVRSQVGFEPERRSSHPYLCIDFRTLHTRLSCGALSADSGTEKRVHRLLSFQRYLHSSRLLRGIPQQIPLHILDEDYSGQARCMLEKVGNWNFDIFLFDKLTNGNSLISLTLHLLNQYGLVDLFQLDMVRLWRFLVLVQEDYHNDNPYHNSVHAADVTQAMYCYLQEPMLSKSLTSYDILLGILAAATHDLDHPGVNQPFLIKTDHYLARLYRNTSVLENHHWKSAVGLLRETGLFSHLPTEDSLNMERDLGSLILATDISRQNDYLSRFRTHLDQDSLCLSNCSHRHFVLQMALKCADICNPCRPWELSKQWSEKVTEEFFQQGDIERKHKLEVSPLCDRETNTICNIQIGFMTYVAEPLFGEWARFSDTRLSQTMLGHMGLNKASWGGLQQEQTAVSEEAELSTADPDAGESRSKEIPQGSRES from the exons AGACGAGGGGCCATCTCCTATGACAGCTCTGACCAGACAGCGCTGTACATTCGTATGCTAG GAGCTTGTGTAGTGTTCAAACAGCTGTTTGCAA GAGATGTGAGAGTAAGAAGTCAGGTTGGATTTGAACCGGAACGACGAAGCTCCCACCCGTACCTTTGCATAGACTTCCGAACTCTGCACA CACGGCTGAGCTGCGGAGCCTTGTCGGCGGACTCTGGTACTGAAAAGAGGGTCCACAGGCTGCTCAGCTTCCAGAGATACCTGCACTCGTCCCGGCTGCTGCGGGGAATCCCCCAGCAGATCCCCCTCCACATCCTCGATGAAGACTACAGCGGACAGGCTAGA tGTATGCTGGAAAAAGTTGGCAACTGGAATTTTGACATTTTCCTCTTTGATAAGCTGACAAATG GGAACAGCCTGATCAGCCTGACCCTCCACCTGCTGAACCAGTACGGCCTGGTGGACCTCTTCCAGCTGGACATGGTCAGACTCTGGAGGTTTCTGGTGCTGGTGCAGGAAGACTACCACAACGACAACCCTTATCACAACTCCGTTCATGCTGCAGACGTCACACAAGCCATGTACTGCTACCTGCAGGAGCCCATG CTGTCGAAGTCTCTAACGTCGTACGACATCCTGCTGGGAATCCTTGCGGCCGCCACACACGACCTGGACCATCCTGGGGTCAACCAGCCTTTTCTCATCAAGACTGACCACTATTTAGCCAGACTCTATAGA AATACCTCAGTTCTGGAAAACCACCACTGGAAATCGGCCGTGGGTCTCCTCCGAGAGACTGGACTGTTCTCTCACCTGCCCACAGAGGACAG CTTGAACATGGAGCGGGATTTGGGCTCTTTAATCCTGGCCACAGACATCAGCCGACAGAACGACTACCTGTCCAGGTTTCGCACCCACCTGGACCAGGACAGCCTGTGCTTGAGCAACTGCAGCCATCGACACTTCGTCCTGCAG ATGGCTCTGAAGTGTGCAGACATCTGCAACCCCTGCAGACCCTGGGAGCTGAGCAAACAGTGGAGCGAGAAAGTGACCGAGGAGTTCTTCCAGCAGG GGGACATCGAGAGGAAACACAAACTTGAAGTGAGCCCGCTCTGTGACAGAGAGACCAACACCATCTGCAACATCCAAATAG GCTTCATGACGTACGTGGCGGAGCCGCTGTTCGGGGAGTGGGCCCGTTTCTCCGACACGCGTCTGTCTCAGACCATGCTGGGCCACATGGGGCTGAACAAGGCCAGCTGGGGCGGCCTGCAGCAGGAGCAGACCGCCGTCTCCGAGGAGGCCGAGCTGAGCACGGCGGACCCGGACGCAGGAGAGAGCCGCTCCAAAGAAATACCTCAGGGAagcagagaatcctga
- the pde7a gene encoding high affinity cAMP-specific 3',5'-cyclic phosphodiesterase 7A isoform X2, giving the protein MEVCYQLPVLPLDRPVPKHVLSRRGAISFSSSSSLFGAPDPRQLSQRRGAISYDSSDQTALYIRMLGDVRVRSQVGFEPERRSSHPYLCIDFRTLHTRLSCGALSADSGTEKRVHRLLSFQRYLHSSRLLRGIPQQIPLHILDEDYSGQARCMLEKVGNWNFDIFLFDKLTNGNSLISLTLHLLNQYGLVDLFQLDMVRLWRFLVLVQEDYHNDNPYHNSVHAADVTQAMYCYLQEPMLSKSLTSYDILLGILAAATHDLDHPGVNQPFLIKTDHYLARLYRNTSVLENHHWKSAVGLLRETGLFSHLPTEDSLNMERDLGSLILATDISRQNDYLSRFRTHLDQDSLCLSNCSHRHFVLQMALKCADICNPCRPWELSKQWSEKVTEEFFQQGDIERKHKLEVSPLCDRETNTICNIQIGFMTYVAEPLFGEWARFSDTRLSQTMLGHMGLNKASWGGLQQEQTAVSEEAELSTADPDAGESRSKEIPQGSRES; this is encoded by the exons AGACGAGGGGCCATCTCCTATGACAGCTCTGACCAGACAGCGCTGTACATTCGTATGCTAG GAGATGTGAGAGTAAGAAGTCAGGTTGGATTTGAACCGGAACGACGAAGCTCCCACCCGTACCTTTGCATAGACTTCCGAACTCTGCACA CACGGCTGAGCTGCGGAGCCTTGTCGGCGGACTCTGGTACTGAAAAGAGGGTCCACAGGCTGCTCAGCTTCCAGAGATACCTGCACTCGTCCCGGCTGCTGCGGGGAATCCCCCAGCAGATCCCCCTCCACATCCTCGATGAAGACTACAGCGGACAGGCTAGA tGTATGCTGGAAAAAGTTGGCAACTGGAATTTTGACATTTTCCTCTTTGATAAGCTGACAAATG GGAACAGCCTGATCAGCCTGACCCTCCACCTGCTGAACCAGTACGGCCTGGTGGACCTCTTCCAGCTGGACATGGTCAGACTCTGGAGGTTTCTGGTGCTGGTGCAGGAAGACTACCACAACGACAACCCTTATCACAACTCCGTTCATGCTGCAGACGTCACACAAGCCATGTACTGCTACCTGCAGGAGCCCATG CTGTCGAAGTCTCTAACGTCGTACGACATCCTGCTGGGAATCCTTGCGGCCGCCACACACGACCTGGACCATCCTGGGGTCAACCAGCCTTTTCTCATCAAGACTGACCACTATTTAGCCAGACTCTATAGA AATACCTCAGTTCTGGAAAACCACCACTGGAAATCGGCCGTGGGTCTCCTCCGAGAGACTGGACTGTTCTCTCACCTGCCCACAGAGGACAG CTTGAACATGGAGCGGGATTTGGGCTCTTTAATCCTGGCCACAGACATCAGCCGACAGAACGACTACCTGTCCAGGTTTCGCACCCACCTGGACCAGGACAGCCTGTGCTTGAGCAACTGCAGCCATCGACACTTCGTCCTGCAG ATGGCTCTGAAGTGTGCAGACATCTGCAACCCCTGCAGACCCTGGGAGCTGAGCAAACAGTGGAGCGAGAAAGTGACCGAGGAGTTCTTCCAGCAGG GGGACATCGAGAGGAAACACAAACTTGAAGTGAGCCCGCTCTGTGACAGAGAGACCAACACCATCTGCAACATCCAAATAG GCTTCATGACGTACGTGGCGGAGCCGCTGTTCGGGGAGTGGGCCCGTTTCTCCGACACGCGTCTGTCTCAGACCATGCTGGGCCACATGGGGCTGAACAAGGCCAGCTGGGGCGGCCTGCAGCAGGAGCAGACCGCCGTCTCCGAGGAGGCCGAGCTGAGCACGGCGGACCCGGACGCAGGAGAGAGCCGCTCCAAAGAAATACCTCAGGGAagcagagaatcctga
- the pde7a gene encoding high affinity cAMP-specific 3',5'-cyclic phosphodiesterase 7A isoform X3, translating to MEVCYQLPVLPLDRPVPKHVLSRRGAISFSSSSSLFGAPDPRQLSQRRGAISYDSSDQTALYIRMLDVRVRSQVGFEPERRSSHPYLCIDFRTLHTRLSCGALSADSGTEKRVHRLLSFQRYLHSSRLLRGIPQQIPLHILDEDYSGQARCMLEKVGNWNFDIFLFDKLTNGNSLISLTLHLLNQYGLVDLFQLDMVRLWRFLVLVQEDYHNDNPYHNSVHAADVTQAMYCYLQEPMLSKSLTSYDILLGILAAATHDLDHPGVNQPFLIKTDHYLARLYRNTSVLENHHWKSAVGLLRETGLFSHLPTEDSLNMERDLGSLILATDISRQNDYLSRFRTHLDQDSLCLSNCSHRHFVLQMALKCADICNPCRPWELSKQWSEKVTEEFFQQGDIERKHKLEVSPLCDRETNTICNIQIGFMTYVAEPLFGEWARFSDTRLSQTMLGHMGLNKASWGGLQQEQTAVSEEAELSTADPDAGESRSKEIPQGSRES from the exons AGACGAGGGGCCATCTCCTATGACAGCTCTGACCAGACAGCGCTGTACATTCGTATGCTAG ATGTGAGAGTAAGAAGTCAGGTTGGATTTGAACCGGAACGACGAAGCTCCCACCCGTACCTTTGCATAGACTTCCGAACTCTGCACA CACGGCTGAGCTGCGGAGCCTTGTCGGCGGACTCTGGTACTGAAAAGAGGGTCCACAGGCTGCTCAGCTTCCAGAGATACCTGCACTCGTCCCGGCTGCTGCGGGGAATCCCCCAGCAGATCCCCCTCCACATCCTCGATGAAGACTACAGCGGACAGGCTAGA tGTATGCTGGAAAAAGTTGGCAACTGGAATTTTGACATTTTCCTCTTTGATAAGCTGACAAATG GGAACAGCCTGATCAGCCTGACCCTCCACCTGCTGAACCAGTACGGCCTGGTGGACCTCTTCCAGCTGGACATGGTCAGACTCTGGAGGTTTCTGGTGCTGGTGCAGGAAGACTACCACAACGACAACCCTTATCACAACTCCGTTCATGCTGCAGACGTCACACAAGCCATGTACTGCTACCTGCAGGAGCCCATG CTGTCGAAGTCTCTAACGTCGTACGACATCCTGCTGGGAATCCTTGCGGCCGCCACACACGACCTGGACCATCCTGGGGTCAACCAGCCTTTTCTCATCAAGACTGACCACTATTTAGCCAGACTCTATAGA AATACCTCAGTTCTGGAAAACCACCACTGGAAATCGGCCGTGGGTCTCCTCCGAGAGACTGGACTGTTCTCTCACCTGCCCACAGAGGACAG CTTGAACATGGAGCGGGATTTGGGCTCTTTAATCCTGGCCACAGACATCAGCCGACAGAACGACTACCTGTCCAGGTTTCGCACCCACCTGGACCAGGACAGCCTGTGCTTGAGCAACTGCAGCCATCGACACTTCGTCCTGCAG ATGGCTCTGAAGTGTGCAGACATCTGCAACCCCTGCAGACCCTGGGAGCTGAGCAAACAGTGGAGCGAGAAAGTGACCGAGGAGTTCTTCCAGCAGG GGGACATCGAGAGGAAACACAAACTTGAAGTGAGCCCGCTCTGTGACAGAGAGACCAACACCATCTGCAACATCCAAATAG GCTTCATGACGTACGTGGCGGAGCCGCTGTTCGGGGAGTGGGCCCGTTTCTCCGACACGCGTCTGTCTCAGACCATGCTGGGCCACATGGGGCTGAACAAGGCCAGCTGGGGCGGCCTGCAGCAGGAGCAGACCGCCGTCTCCGAGGAGGCCGAGCTGAGCACGGCGGACCCGGACGCAGGAGAGAGCCGCTCCAAAGAAATACCTCAGGGAagcagagaatcctga
- the pde7a gene encoding high affinity cAMP-specific 3',5'-cyclic phosphodiesterase 7A isoform X4: MEVCYQLPVLPLDRPVPKHVLSRRGAISFSSSSSLFGAPDPRQLSQRRGAISYDSSDQTALYIRMLARLSCGALSADSGTEKRVHRLLSFQRYLHSSRLLRGIPQQIPLHILDEDYSGQARCMLEKVGNWNFDIFLFDKLTNGNSLISLTLHLLNQYGLVDLFQLDMVRLWRFLVLVQEDYHNDNPYHNSVHAADVTQAMYCYLQEPMLSKSLTSYDILLGILAAATHDLDHPGVNQPFLIKTDHYLARLYRNTSVLENHHWKSAVGLLRETGLFSHLPTEDSLNMERDLGSLILATDISRQNDYLSRFRTHLDQDSLCLSNCSHRHFVLQMALKCADICNPCRPWELSKQWSEKVTEEFFQQGDIERKHKLEVSPLCDRETNTICNIQIGFMTYVAEPLFGEWARFSDTRLSQTMLGHMGLNKASWGGLQQEQTAVSEEAELSTADPDAGESRSKEIPQGSRES; encoded by the exons AGACGAGGGGCCATCTCCTATGACAGCTCTGACCAGACAGCGCTGTACATTCGTATGCTAG CACGGCTGAGCTGCGGAGCCTTGTCGGCGGACTCTGGTACTGAAAAGAGGGTCCACAGGCTGCTCAGCTTCCAGAGATACCTGCACTCGTCCCGGCTGCTGCGGGGAATCCCCCAGCAGATCCCCCTCCACATCCTCGATGAAGACTACAGCGGACAGGCTAGA tGTATGCTGGAAAAAGTTGGCAACTGGAATTTTGACATTTTCCTCTTTGATAAGCTGACAAATG GGAACAGCCTGATCAGCCTGACCCTCCACCTGCTGAACCAGTACGGCCTGGTGGACCTCTTCCAGCTGGACATGGTCAGACTCTGGAGGTTTCTGGTGCTGGTGCAGGAAGACTACCACAACGACAACCCTTATCACAACTCCGTTCATGCTGCAGACGTCACACAAGCCATGTACTGCTACCTGCAGGAGCCCATG CTGTCGAAGTCTCTAACGTCGTACGACATCCTGCTGGGAATCCTTGCGGCCGCCACACACGACCTGGACCATCCTGGGGTCAACCAGCCTTTTCTCATCAAGACTGACCACTATTTAGCCAGACTCTATAGA AATACCTCAGTTCTGGAAAACCACCACTGGAAATCGGCCGTGGGTCTCCTCCGAGAGACTGGACTGTTCTCTCACCTGCCCACAGAGGACAG CTTGAACATGGAGCGGGATTTGGGCTCTTTAATCCTGGCCACAGACATCAGCCGACAGAACGACTACCTGTCCAGGTTTCGCACCCACCTGGACCAGGACAGCCTGTGCTTGAGCAACTGCAGCCATCGACACTTCGTCCTGCAG ATGGCTCTGAAGTGTGCAGACATCTGCAACCCCTGCAGACCCTGGGAGCTGAGCAAACAGTGGAGCGAGAAAGTGACCGAGGAGTTCTTCCAGCAGG GGGACATCGAGAGGAAACACAAACTTGAAGTGAGCCCGCTCTGTGACAGAGAGACCAACACCATCTGCAACATCCAAATAG GCTTCATGACGTACGTGGCGGAGCCGCTGTTCGGGGAGTGGGCCCGTTTCTCCGACACGCGTCTGTCTCAGACCATGCTGGGCCACATGGGGCTGAACAAGGCCAGCTGGGGCGGCCTGCAGCAGGAGCAGACCGCCGTCTCCGAGGAGGCCGAGCTGAGCACGGCGGACCCGGACGCAGGAGAGAGCCGCTCCAAAGAAATACCTCAGGGAagcagagaatcctga